The genomic window TCTGGATTGTAACGActtcttgaaatattttgtcgaGGATGCTTTGAAGGTTTGTGAGTCGGGTATACAAATAGAAGGCCACAAAATATCATGTGAACTGAACGTCTTCATATGCGATGCACCTGCGAAAGCCTACATCACTGGTACCAAAGGACATAACGCATACTTTGGATGTAGCAAATGTATGCAAGAGGGTAAATTTAAGGCAAATCGTGTGACGTATCCTGAAGTTGATGCTACTTTGAGAACAGATGAATCATTCAGATTGAAAGTCAACGAAGAATATCACAAGAAGCGATCCATTCTCGAAGACTTGAAGATAGGAATGGTGAGCCAGTTCCCACTGGATTATATGCATCTCTTATGCCTTGGTATCATGAAAAAGCTGCTTCAATTCTGGgtaaaaggaagaaaaaatgtgcGGATGACCAGTGCACAATTGAAGGCGGCCTCCGATTACTTGATGTCGTTAGCCGCAACATTATCTAAAGAATTTGCAAGAAAGCCGAGACCGTTAGAGCAAGTCGATCGATATAAGGCAACGGAGCTAAGACAACTCTTACTCTATACTGGACCGATAATATTTAAAGAACATTTAGATAAAGATAAATATTATCACTTTCTTAGCCTCAGTGTCGCTGTACGAATTTTATCCagcgaaaaatattctacGACACTGATAGACTACGCACGGAGCTTATTGATATATTTTGTATCAAATTATTCACGGTTGTACGGTGCAGAACATATTTCTCACAATGTTCACAACTTAATCCATATTTGTGACGATGTACAATTACTCGGCCCTCTCGAAAAGTTCAGTGCttttgaatatgaaaattttatgcaaaaaattaagaaaaaagttaaaacatCGAACAAACCCTTACAACAATTTATCAACAGGGTCCACGAAGAAAATGAACTGAAAATAAATCCTGCACAAAGAGAGTATccgattataaaatttgccaGCACCGGAGAAGACAGTGAGGGTAGACGATTTATAAAGTCAGTAGAGTATGAAAACTTCTTCTtgggtacaaaaaaaagtgataaCTGTGTTCTTTTACGCAATGAAAACATTATAGCCGTCAACCGTATTTTCCTCAGAaagaacaaaatatttttgtacggaaaaaaatatcgggaTTCGAAATTATTCTTCGATAAGCCCTGCGACTCTTCGGAAGTCGGTATTAATGTAGTAGATGAGGAACGTTACGAATTCGTTGTGATTGAGGCCAGACACATTGAACACAAGTGTTTGAAAATGCCCATAAACGAGCGAGATAGTGTCGTATTTCCGATGGTTCACGAGATTTGAATTTCCGACGCGTAATTAAGCAAGCAGTTCACCTATGCGAGCCTACCCTGCGCGCGCAGGCTCCTATACGTACGCACCACTTTGTAACGCTCTTACAAGCCGAGCTTCAACAAGTCTCACACGTGCGTGTACGGATCTCACCACGCGGTTTGCAAGGTACGTACCGAACCGATAATCCTTTATTTCTctgttttgtttcaaattttcacatttaatCAGCTTACAGCTAAAATCGACTCAATTTAGTTCTGGATCTAGGTTACCACTTATGGTATTTGCTACCTACTTACGTTTCTATAACCTATCCATTTTTGCAACTCGTGTGCAACCGATAATAAATTCGTCTCGTATATATTACGCATTCCCCGCAGATTCAGACAGTAATTGATCCCAAATGGAAGAAATTCCTGATCAATATTAAATTTGGCAAATGTATGTAGGTACTTTAAATTACcgtaagagaaaaaatcgcACTATTCTCGAAATGCACGTGCGATATATTATATGCAAATGATATATTGTTAGCGCGATTGGAGAGATGAAAATCTGTGGTTtcgattttcttaattttacagaagaagatatttcgaaaaatcccttggttttcattaaaattcaatGATCATAACCCGGCGACTattcttcaagttttcaatataaataatggaAGTAATTGAGTACATTGTTCGATGAAACTTATTGTTGAGATCCATTAAGATTTACAATAGATAGCAATAGAGCATCTAATTGAGGTAGGGAGGCTATGATAGAATGAATTAGATATCCAATTAATGTTTCTACTACATGACTCGACGTCTTCCTcagaaattcagaattttatattttgatattGACAAATATAAAGTTTTTAGTCCTCAAAGGAAACTATGGACCATGTTTTAGCGATGTCAATTGCATAACTTGGGTCTTTTGTTGCCACCCTGCTTGATCTCAAGTGATGAAATTCATTgttaataatatattgttCTATACTTTTGTTATCTAGTGAATTCATTTACTGACAATGACTCTGACTGGGCCATACGCTGTCGTTACGTTTCTCGACGAAGATGATTTTAGTGATGGGGACGATGATATAACGTCCGAAGTTCCAAGTACATGGCTCACTGCTACCAAAACTGAGTGTTGGTGGCCGAAAACGGCAGACGTAAAATCATACATAACAAAACGAAAGCCCCCTGTAAAAGACAGTAGAAAGTGGATACTCTGCCATGTTAAATTTGAAGGCTATTACGgtaaataattgtataaaCTGCATGTAATAGGCCCCCTTGCTTTTGTGAactcaattgaaaattaagtgATCGTCTAAAGCTCCGTGATATACTGTAGAATGCTTCGTGTTTatgccaaaaaaaaactatgcaaTTTAAAGTACTTGAATGTCATTgagcgtttgaaaaaatcttccAATCATGATAATTTAGCAGATCGTAATATGATTCATTTACTCGATTAATAGCGTAATGTAACAAGCTAGGCAGacataattgaatatttacaattctcatatttacagaaaatttgGAGAAAGCTCGGTCTGCGGCTTCAactaaaaaatctgaaagtgAGAGTAGCTCAAGTCAAAGTCAAGGTGATAAACCATATCTTAGAAAAAGGAAACAGCCGCTTCCTCGCGTAAGGGAAGAATCTACCGATAGGGAAGATTCGCCTGACAGTGAACATCCCACAACAACCTCGATGCCAGAGCCACCGAAACttgataaaaagaagaatatgAAACCTTCCGTTACAAATCGATCCACTGATATACCTGATCAGAcagatattcaaaaaaaaaaatcatccccTGATATACCTAATCAGACAGATATCCCAAAGTCATCAAAACGAAGCCAAACAAAGAATAGTAATCCACTATCAGACTCTCAGACAATAATAGACATTGAGCATTTACCCATTGATTTTAACTCGACTAATACGAATACTATTAGTATCCCCCCGGCACGAGCGAAACATATCGTAGGGAAAGATACCAACCTATCGTCAACACCTCATGCATTTGAGTCTTGGCCCATCGATATTGTAGTAGATGATTTTGACATAAATGCGGATAATGGAGCTGCAGGTACATATATGgatagtatttttttatacaagttCCTAAAGGTGGCATGTGTGCATGAGTGGTCTATGATTTGGATTTAGTAGTGTAGAATAACCTTAATGAATGATAATTGGGTACCgtccaattttttatttggttgataagcgtatttttttttatctacagACTTTCCAAGCAGTACAAAAAGACGCGGTGATCCTTCCCTAAATGCTAGTGCTTTACACCCTTCTGCTCATCAGGGTCTAGAAGGGCACTCAATATTATTTGACGGTAGTCTCCCTGACTTATGTAATAGTACGTATATGAGAAATTGCGACATACGCAATGCAAATTTTCTTggatcaaaataatatttatggtTCACAATGGAAGTACATGGGCTCGAGTACAATACGATTATTTTGCTTTCAGATTCTCAGGAAAAGACAAGAATACTCATAGAGGGTAACCTTGattcgtttttaaaaaattttagagtGACCAAGTCCTGcttgaattttgtattcagTTTCGATTACGTATTTGTGTTTGTACAGAAAAATTCTCGGCATTAACCACACTATTGGCTGAGATATTGGTCACTCAACAATTAGTGGATCGACGTTTAGCTGAGATTGAAAAGAAAGTGGGTCAACATGGAACTGTAGGTCACGGAAAAGATTTTAAAAAGGTTACAGACGATCTTCCATTCAAAAACACTGCTGATATACAAgcgtttgaaaacaaattggctGATGCAGATTTTTGCAGTACTTTTGTGAGTGATTCATGATGTATTTTTACAAGGGAATTAGCAAGTAGACCTGCTCATTCAATTTTGGACAGAATTGTTTCTTTTCGTATTCTGAAACATTAACAGACGGTTGAATCaactgaaaatcaaaaatgccTCCAATCATTCTTTGATTATGGTAATAAatgtattgtaaaaaattcaactctgATGAGAGTGTGTGtgtaggaaatttttctgaaGAGGTACGGCTGGGAATCTTAATCACTTTTATTGTATCATGGGAAATTCATAGCAAGAGTATTACGATTTGTCTTTTTTTAGTCATTCAAAGATTCAAAAGCCGACTATTTTGGCAAAATTTCAAGCGAGTTTCTCTCAAAATATCCTTTCGAAGCAACGACCGTTGAATATGTTCCTATGAGAATTGATCAGTCATGTACAGGCatttgtttacaaaatatttgatacataaactttccaaatgaaaataattatctttaTGGTAATATTGTTACTCTCAGGTAAAGTATGTTGGACAAATTGGCGGGAACAGTGCCAAAGAAAATACTTTGAGAATATTGCGACAAGTATTCACCAACGACTTCGCTAAAGACGCTTCATGGTGCGGTCTGAGGgccaattttcaactttcaaatttgaaagtcaCAGCAGCCATCAAAGGTTAGTGTGATTATTAAAGCTACATTCACAGAACAGTGAGTAGGCATCAATACGACACTAACTTGTACTTAACTCTACAGATGGAGTGAGACTGTCATACACCTGTACAGATAAAGAATTTGAAGATACGGTGTCAGAATGGTTCCGCCAAGCTAAACAGCGGTTCAAGAGAGAGAATACAAAAAAGAACGGACCTCAACCACATCCTGCAG from Neodiprion lecontei isolate iyNeoLeco1 chromosome 1, iyNeoLeco1.1, whole genome shotgun sequence includes these protein-coding regions:
- the LOC124292640 gene encoding uncharacterized protein LOC124292640 gives rise to the protein MTLTGPYAVVTFLDEDDFSDGDDDITSEVPSTWLTATKTECWWPKTADVKSYITKRKPPVKDSRKWILCHVKFEGYYENLEKARSAASTKKSESESSSSQSQGDKPYLRKRKQPLPRVREESTDREDSPDSEHPTTTSMPEPPKLDKKKNMKPSVTNRSTDIPDQTDIQKKKSSPDIPNQTDIPKSSKRSQTKNSNPLSDSQTIIDIEHLPIDFNSTNTNTISIPPARAKHIVGKDTNLSSTPHAFESWPIDIVVDDFDINADNGAADFPSSTKRRGDPSLNASALHPSAHQGLEGHSILFDGSLPDLCNNSQEKTRILIEEKFSALTTLLAEILVTQQLVDRRLAEIEKKVGQHGTVGHGKDFKKVTDDLPFKNTADIQAFENKLADADFCSTFVKYVGQIGGNSAKENTLRILRQVFTNDFAKDASWCGLRANFQLSNLKVTAAIKDGVRLSYTCTDKEFEDTVSEWFRQAKQRFKRENTKKNGPQPHPAANN